One window of the Acaryochloris sp. CCMEE 5410 genome contains the following:
- the rplS gene encoding 50S ribosomal protein L19: MHAEEIIRSIEAEHFKETLPTIYVGDTVRVGVQIREGNKERTQPYEGTVIAKRHGGINETITVRRIFQGVGVERVFLIHSPRITNIKVVRRGKVRRAKLYYLRDRVGKATRVKQRFDREL, from the coding sequence ATGCACGCTGAGGAGATCATTCGCTCAATTGAAGCGGAGCATTTCAAAGAAACATTACCAACAATCTATGTTGGCGATACTGTCCGAGTCGGAGTTCAAATCCGAGAAGGCAATAAAGAGCGCACCCAGCCTTATGAAGGGACTGTCATTGCTAAGCGTCATGGTGGAATCAATGAGACCATCACCGTTCGGCGGATTTTCCAAGGTGTCGGTGTAGAACGGGTTTTTCTGATTCACTCTCCTCGCATCACCAATATTAAGGTGGTTCGCCGAGGTAAAGTGCGCCGAGCGAAGCTGTATTACTTACGCGATCGCGTCGGCAAGGCAACTCGTGTCAAGCAACGGTTTGATCGAGAGCTGTAG
- the secE gene encoding preprotein translocase subunit SecE has product MASSIYSRSWASSGYKYPAVGIQGLAKVAKRRKKKNNAANSQPSPPSNIDATSEPLAATTASAGDSAESPSPAPERAAIAATSSNAASSTGFFQGTKEELEKVVWPDRQQLISESIAVFLMVSLSAFIFSFIDNLFRWVSTLVFG; this is encoded by the coding sequence TTGGCAAGCTCGATTTATAGTCGGTCGTGGGCAAGCTCGGGGTATAAATACCCAGCAGTTGGTATCCAAGGATTAGCAAAAGTGGCTAAAAGAAGAAAGAAAAAAAACAACGCAGCAAACAGTCAGCCGTCACCTCCATCCAACATTGATGCGACGTCTGAGCCATTGGCTGCCACTACTGCTAGTGCTGGGGATTCTGCAGAAAGTCCTAGTCCTGCTCCAGAGCGAGCGGCTATAGCAGCCACTAGCTCCAATGCCGCTAGCTCAACCGGTTTTTTTCAAGGCACAAAAGAAGAGCTCGAAAAAGTGGTATGGCCTGATCGGCAACAGCTGATTAGTGAGTCAATTGCAGTCTTTTTGATGGTTTCCCTCTCTGCCTTCATCTTTTCTTTCATCGATAACTTGTTTAGGTGGGTTTCCACACTCGTATTTGGATAA
- the nusG gene encoding transcription termination/antitermination protein NusG, producing MTDDPLSTTPAVSSVPEGPLEIRHWYAVQVASGCEKKVKHNLEQRLQTLDVADRIVQIEIPQTPTIKVRKDGSRLTGEEKVFPGYVLVRMILDDETWQVVKNTPNVINFVGAEQQRRYGRGRGHVKPMPLSPSEVERIFRQAQEQEPVVKVDMSVGDKIQVLNGPFKDFEGEVIEVSLERNKLKALLSIFGRDTPVELEFNQVRKE from the coding sequence ATGACTGATGACCCCCTAAGTACCACTCCGGCTGTTAGTTCAGTCCCTGAAGGCCCCCTTGAGATCCGGCATTGGTATGCCGTTCAAGTGGCGTCTGGGTGTGAGAAAAAAGTCAAGCACAATCTTGAACAGCGTTTGCAAACACTAGATGTTGCAGACCGTATTGTTCAGATTGAAATTCCACAAACCCCGACTATTAAGGTTCGGAAAGATGGTAGCCGTCTAACAGGCGAAGAGAAAGTCTTCCCCGGCTATGTACTAGTCCGCATGATTTTAGATGACGAAACCTGGCAGGTGGTCAAAAACACCCCCAACGTCATCAACTTTGTCGGTGCCGAACAGCAACGCCGATACGGGCGTGGCCGCGGCCATGTTAAACCGATGCCCCTCAGCCCTTCAGAAGTCGAGCGGATTTTCCGCCAGGCTCAAGAGCAAGAGCCTGTGGTCAAAGTCGATATGTCTGTTGGCGATAAGATTCAAGTCCTCAATGGTCCATTTAAAGACTTTGAGGGTGAAGTAATTGAAGTTAGCCTTGAGCGTAACAAGCTCAAAGCGCTACTTTCGATTTTTGGGCGGGATACCCCCGTAGAATTGGAATTTAATCAGGTGCGAAAAGAGTAA
- the rplK gene encoding 50S ribosomal protein L11 — MAKKVVAIIKLAIAAGKANPAPPIGPALGQHGVNIMMFCKEYNAKTSDQAGLVVPVEISVYEDRSFTFILKTPPASVLIKKAAGIEKGSGEPNAVQVGQITKAQLQEIAQTKMPDLNANDIEAAMNIVAGTARNMGVAVVD; from the coding sequence ATGGCAAAAAAAGTAGTAGCAATTATTAAATTGGCAATCGCAGCTGGCAAAGCCAACCCTGCTCCCCCCATTGGACCCGCCTTAGGACAACATGGTGTCAACATCATGATGTTCTGTAAGGAATACAACGCCAAAACGTCTGATCAAGCTGGTCTCGTCGTGCCGGTTGAGATTTCAGTTTACGAAGACCGCAGTTTTACCTTTATTCTCAAAACGCCACCCGCTTCTGTCCTTATCAAGAAGGCTGCTGGCATTGAGAAGGGATCAGGAGAACCCAATGCAGTCCAAGTAGGGCAAATTACCAAGGCCCAACTGCAAGAAATTGCCCAGACTAAAATGCCTGACCTCAATGCCAATGACATTGAAGCAGCCATGAACATTGTGGCTGGAACGGCCCGCAACATGGGCGTTGCTGTCGTTGATTAA
- the rplA gene encoding 50S ribosomal protein L1, translated as MTKKVSRRMRELKQQVEDRAYEPLEALELLCKTATAKFPESAEAHIRLGIDPKYTDQQLRTTVALPKGTGQEVRIAVVARGEKVKEATDAGADVVGSEELITEIQQGRMDFDLLIATPDMMPQVAKVGRILGPRGLMPSPKAGTVTFDLPQAIEEFKAGKLEFRADRTGIVHVMFGKAKFSAQDLLENLKALQDTIDRNRPSGAKGRYWRSLYVSATMGPSIEVNISSLRDLNLSD; from the coding sequence ATGACTAAGAAAGTTTCTCGCCGGATGCGCGAGTTAAAACAGCAGGTTGAAGACCGTGCCTATGAACCCCTAGAAGCACTAGAGCTGTTGTGCAAAACCGCCACAGCTAAGTTTCCAGAATCGGCTGAAGCGCACATTCGTCTTGGCATTGACCCCAAATATACCGATCAACAACTGCGGACAACGGTGGCCTTACCCAAAGGCACCGGTCAAGAAGTGCGTATTGCTGTAGTCGCCCGGGGTGAGAAAGTTAAAGAAGCGACAGATGCCGGTGCTGATGTAGTGGGTTCAGAAGAGCTGATCACTGAAATTCAGCAAGGTCGGATGGATTTTGACCTGTTAATCGCCACTCCAGATATGATGCCTCAGGTGGCCAAAGTGGGTCGAATTCTGGGTCCTCGGGGTTTAATGCCGTCGCCAAAGGCAGGAACTGTAACGTTCGATCTGCCCCAAGCGATTGAAGAATTCAAAGCGGGTAAACTTGAATTTCGAGCAGACCGCACTGGAATTGTGCACGTGATGTTTGGTAAGGCTAAATTCTCTGCGCAAGATCTATTAGAGAATCTGAAGGCCCTGCAAGACACCATCGATCGCAATCGTCCATCAGGTGCCAAGGGACGGTACTGGCGTAGTCTTTATGTGTCAGCCACCATGGGACCGTCTATCGAAGTTAATATTTCGTCTCTACGAGACCTAAACCTATCTGACTAG
- the rplJ gene encoding 50S ribosomal protein L10, which produces MGRTLEDKKQIVAGLQENLSDTVMTIVIDYQGLTVAEITELRNKLRPAGAQCKITKNTLMRRAIKGDEKWEPLSDWLSDSSAFLLIKDDLGGAIKAYQAFQKATKKTELRGGVMDGQPLSKEDIKAIGDLPSQEVLMAQIAGAINSVTAKVAVGINEVPASLARALQAHSDSDKAA; this is translated from the coding sequence ATGGGTAGAACCCTAGAAGATAAAAAGCAAATTGTGGCAGGGCTGCAAGAAAACCTAAGCGATACTGTCATGACGATTGTCATTGACTATCAAGGATTAACAGTGGCAGAAATTACGGAGCTGCGTAATAAGCTACGTCCTGCAGGTGCTCAGTGCAAAATCACCAAAAATACTTTGATGCGTCGAGCCATCAAAGGAGATGAAAAGTGGGAGCCTTTATCAGACTGGTTATCCGATTCCTCTGCTTTTTTGCTGATTAAGGATGACTTAGGTGGCGCTATTAAGGCCTACCAAGCCTTTCAAAAAGCAACGAAGAAAACGGAGCTCCGGGGCGGCGTCATGGACGGTCAGCCCCTCTCTAAAGAGGATATCAAGGCCATCGGTGACCTCCCATCACAAGAAGTCTTGATGGCTCAAATTGCTGGTGCTATCAACTCTGTGACTGCCAAGGTTGCTGTGGGTATCAATGAGGTTCCCGCTTCACTGGCCCGAGCCTTACAAGCACATTCAGACTCTGATAAGGCTGCTTAG
- the rplL gene encoding 50S ribosomal protein L7/L12, which produces MSATEEILEKLKSLTLLEAADLVKQIEETFGVSAAPATGMMMAAPGATGGAAEEAEEKTEFDVVLEEVPSDKKIAVLKVVRTLTGLGLKEAKEMVESTPKSIKEGVSKEDAEEAKKSLEDAGGKASLK; this is translated from the coding sequence ATGTCTGCAACTGAAGAAATTCTAGAAAAGTTAAAATCCTTAACCCTTCTCGAGGCTGCTGATTTAGTCAAGCAAATTGAGGAAACCTTTGGTGTGAGTGCTGCTCCTGCCACAGGTATGATGATGGCTGCCCCTGGTGCCACAGGAGGTGCCGCAGAGGAAGCCGAAGAGAAGACTGAATTTGATGTCGTCTTGGAAGAAGTGCCTTCAGACAAGAAGATTGCCGTTCTCAAGGTTGTCCGCACCTTGACTGGTTTAGGTCTGAAAGAAGCCAAAGAAATGGTGGAATCTACCCCCAAGTCCATCAAGGAAGGGGTTTCCAAAGAGGACGCCGAAGAAGCCAAAAAGAGCCTGGAAGATGCAGGTGGAAAGGCTTCTCTCAAGTAG
- a CDS encoding cell division protein SepF — MANLLPLPGISNYTIAVLTPQTFDETAQAVDALKAGTVILLNFASLGTELAQRFADFASGSTCAISGHQQQLGHQLYLFTPPTVDIITQLKAC, encoded by the coding sequence ATGGCTAACTTACTGCCACTTCCTGGGATATCCAATTATACAATTGCTGTTCTTACCCCCCAGACCTTTGACGAAACCGCCCAGGCTGTCGATGCCCTCAAAGCGGGAACCGTTATCCTCTTAAATTTTGCCAGCTTGGGGACTGAACTGGCTCAACGATTTGCCGATTTTGCCTCTGGCAGTACGTGTGCGATCTCAGGACATCAACAACAACTGGGGCATCAACTTTATCTGTTTACGCCTCCCACCGTCGACATCATCACACAATTAAAGGCTTGCTAA